One genomic region from Terasakiella sp. SH-1 encodes:
- a CDS encoding recombinase family protein, protein MIKYGCDERDIFKEKQSGSKRDRVQLNAVLDLLRAGDKLVVWRLDRLSCCV, encoded by the coding sequence TTGATCAAGTACGGTTGCGATGAACGGGATATCTTTAAGGAGAAACAATCAGGTTCTAAACGTGACCGAGTTCAACTGAATGCTGTTCTAGATTTGCTGCGAGCTGGTGATAAATTGGTTGTCTGGCGGCTTGATCGTCTTTCCTGCTGCGTTTGA